In Nitrospirota bacterium, the genomic window CGTCATTTTGGTCAAAATATAGTTGGAGGTTCCGTTAATAATTCCGTAAAAAGATTCAATCTGGTTCGCTGCGAGCCCTTCTTTTATTATCCGGATAATGGGAATTCCTCCGGCGACGCTCCCTTCAAAACCAATGTCGAGACCCATTTTGTTGGCCGCGGCGTAAAGCTCCTCGCCATATTCCGCCAGAAGGGCTTTATTGGCGGTGACAACATGCTTTTTATTTTTAAGTGCGCTTAGCAAGATTGTCTTCGCCGGTTCAAATCCACCGATCAATTCAACCACAATATCGACTCCCGGATCATCTACGACTTTTCTGAAATCGGTTACGAAGGAAATTTTAGAATGGGGAAGGAGACTCTTTTTTCTCTGATCCATGTCGGCCACCATCGAAAGTTCGATTGGAGCACCGACTCTTTTTTGAATCAAGGCACTATTCTCATGAAGAATTCGGGCCACTCCCAATCCAACTGTTCCAAGTCCGATCAGTCCGACCCTGATTTTGTCTCTGGCGAGGGCTTTCATGATTTTTGTTTCAGCACCTTTTTAATTCCGGCGATTGCCTGTCGCGTTCTATGTTCATTTTCAACCAATGCAAAACGCAAATAACCCTCACCCATTTCTCCAAAACCCACACCTGGCGTTACGGCAACTTTGGCCTTCTGTAAGAGGACCTTTGAAAATTCAAGGGATCCCATCTTTCTAAACGGTTCCGGTATCGGCGCCCATACAAACATGGTGGCCAGCGGCATATCTACTTTCCAGCCAATCCGGTTTAGGCCCTTGACCAGTACATTTCGTCTCTTTTGGTAAGTTTCAATGACCTCTTTCACACATTCCTGTGGTCCGTTCAAAGCGATAATACTCGCAATTTGTATCGGCTGAAAAATGCCGTAATCGAGATAGCTCTTCATCTTCGCCAGCGCTCCAATAATCTCGCGGTTTCCGACACAGAAGCCAACCCGCCATCCCGGCATATTGTAACTTTTGGAAAGAGTATAAAACTCTACTCCAACATCTTTTGCCCCCGCCACCTGCAAGAAACTGGGGGCCTTGTATCCATCAAAAACCAGATCCGCATAGGCCAGGTCATGTATCACGATGAGATCCTGCTTTTTGGCAAACTGGACTACTTTCTCAAAAAACGGGAGATCGACGACCGCCGTGGTCGGATTGTGAGGGAAATTCAGAATGAGGATTTTAGGCTTGCTCTCTGCCGCTTCATAGGCGGATTCCAGTGTGGCAAAAAAGTCATCCCCTGGCCGAAGTGGAAATTGCAAGATTTTGGCACCCGCAATGATCATGCTATAGGCATGAATCGCGTAAGTGGGGCCCGGAATCATGACCGTTTCACCCGGTTCAACAATGGCAAGCGCCAGATGTGAAATCCCCTCTTTCGAGCCGATTGTCACGATCGCTTCGGTTTCAGGATCCAGCGTGACGCCATATAGCCGTTGATACCAGTCGGTGATGGCCTTCCTTAATTTCGGGATCCCTTTGGAAAGCGAATACCGATGATTTCGCGGATCCTTTACCGCTTCGACCATCTTTTCTACAATATGTTCCGGAGTCGGCATATCGGGGTTTCCCATCCCGAAATCAATAATATCCTCTCCTCTTCTTCTTGCCTCCACTTTCATGGCAGTAACCGTACTCAGGACATAGGGAGGAAGCTGATTAATTCTATAAAAGTTTCGCAATTTCTGCCCTTTTCATCATGTTTTCCATACTGGCACGAGTGGGATCACCTACATCACCAGATATTGTAAGGTGTGCCGTCCAGCCCTACGAGATCGCTTCCGCTATGCAGGTCGTGGATGCCACCTTCCTCGCCTTCGGCCTGAATTTCTACCCAGCTGTCGGAAGAAAGCGTAAAGGGATCCCTCGGAATAGATCGAATATATTCCCCTTCCACAAGAGATCGAAGCGACGAAGGATATTTTCCATGATCCGCATAATATTGATCGATCACATCCCGAATGGTAAAAAGATCTTTCTTAAGGACCGCTTCATTCGCGGTGACTGTGGCCGATTTATAAGAAGGAGCCGCTACAGAAAGGAGAATTCCAATGATCGTGATGACAATCATCAACTCGATCAATGTAAAGCCTTCCGTCCTTAACACTGGATTCCTGACTAATTTTTTCTTCACCCGAACCTTTCGATCGCTCGACTTTCCCTAAAATGAAACCAAAATCTGATCCGGATCAAGGATCCTGGCGAAGAACAAACGGGGAAACCCCTTCTTCTCTCGCAATCAATCCGGCGTTCCGGTCCGCTTCGCTCGCACTCTTAAATTGTCCCAATCTTACCCGGTAGACCATTCCGCCGGGCGTTTCAAAAGAAAAGATACGAACAGGCAGTCTAAACTGATTTTGAAGTTTATTTTGAAATAATATCGCATTCTCTTTTATTGAAAATGCCCCCACTTGAAGCGTGTAATATGCACGATCATCCGTGAGTGGCATCCGGACTACCTTGAATTTTACCTCCGCGGTCCCTTTTTGAACAATGTCAAGAGCAGAGGCCGCGCCATACGATAGATCCAGAATTCTCCCGGCCACAAAGGGTCCACGATCGTTGACCTTGACGACAACGGATTTTGAATTATCCATCGAAACAACTTTTATTAGGGTCCCGAGAGGAAGAGTCCGGTGGGCGGCAGAAAGTCCATACATGTCATAGGTTTCGCCATTACTTGTTTTTCTTCCATGAAACTCCTTGCCATACCAGGAGGCGATACCTCGACACCAGTCAGTGTCCGGAGAAAGCTGACACTGGGCGGGTTCTACCGCAGTTCTAATTGGACGCGAAGAAAAGCAACTTGAAAGAAACAACACCGCAAGTAAGATGAATCCGGATGTTTTTTTCAAGCGATCTTGATGACCTTTTTTTTGCAGCGGTAACAATAACTCTTTGCATTGAGGATTCCACCGCAGGTGGGGCAGATATCAAGGCGCCTTTCACCGCCGCGTCTTTCCGATCCCCGACGTTCCAGATTCCGCCGTTCGTCAAAAGCACGCCTTTCGCTGGAACGATTACGATTTTCGGAATCTCTCACCTTTTAGATCCCTTTTTTCCTTTATCCGCGGGTTCTGACAACTTTTCAATGGCACGCTTTTTGCCATCTTCCAGATCCAGAAACCGGACACCGACACCCTGAGAAATAATACCATCTTTCATGATTTCCCGTTTCCAGACCACTTCACCTGTACAAGAGACTTTGGTCTTATTGTCAGGAAGCATCATTTCGATCGGTATTCGATCGCCCACTCTCAAATTGCTCTCCGTGGTCAGAGAAAGCCCCCCTTCGCTGATATCATTCGCGTAGGCGAGAAAGAGACGATTGGCCTGTTTACCCTTTACTTCCATGACAACAAGCGGGATGCGTTGAGACTGCCTTCGTTCCATCATTTCAGATTTAAGACTGGAAGCATTCTTCGCAGATTTAGAATCTTTCATGGATCTCCTTCAATTCAAAAAGATTTTCGGGTTTGTTTCTAAAGCAAATAATAACAACTTTAGAAAAAAGGGTCAACGAAAATGGGGGAGAAAATTCGTTTTTGAAGAGGTTTAAGTTATAGGTTCGTTGCGCAATCCGAAATCCCCGCGGTCAAGATTCCTCCAAAAATAAAAATAACATTTCCTGAAGATGTCGCGGAAAAGCAAAGAACGGGCTTGGGAAGGAGCGATGATGCACTCCAGGACAAAAGACCGGTAGAGGCGGGAGACGAATAAATGTTCTGCACAATCGTTTCCGCTGTATTCAACGAACCGGAAACCCCGCCAATTAAGTAGATTTGATTATTGTCCTGCAAATACAGGCTGACCGCTTTACTGACGCCTCCGAAAGGGAGCGGGTAACCGTTGCAGGGAGAAAGTGAACAGGTGACCGATGTTCCGAGAACATCAAAAATAAACGCAGTATCGGAGTTTCTTTTTCCATCCCATCCTCCAAATACAGCGATCTGATTCGTTGGAAGAGCAACTGCCGCAGGAGTGAAGAGCTTCTTGGGCATGGTATATCGGGTAACAGAGGTCGTCGAAAATGTCGCCGAGATGAGATTATACCCATAAATCTTGTCTGAAAAAACCGTCGTCTGAGATCCAACGCAATTTGGACTGCAGGTTGTAAAGTCCGGAAGGCCTGATTCTAATCCCCCGATCACAAACAGGGCATCTCCTGAAACTACCGACGCCTGACCGGTTTCTTCAACCGGGAGGTCTCCAACCCAGGTCCATTGACTTAAAAGGGGAACCGGGGGAATCGACTTATCCATCGTAATGGTGGCCCGGTAAATTGCTTTCTGAAATCCACCTGTGCTTATTCCTCCGATCACATAAATATTGTTATTATAAATGACTGTAGAATGACCTCTTATATTGGGCAAATTATTTGAGTTGTCGACGACCCATGGCGTGAGCAAGCCTGCACTGTTGATCAAACTCCGGTACACAGTATTGACATTGATCGGATCCGTCGCCAGGAGAGGATCATAGTAGGCTCCACCAATGACATAGACAAAGGATTGTCTTGAATTAGGATCCGTGTAAGTGGCCGCCGTCGACTGAAAGAGCGGCTGAGGAAGCGTCACCGGAGAGACCGAAACCGAGGAAAGCGGTGAACCTCCCCCACCTCCTGATACAGGCGACGTCTG contains:
- a CDS encoding aminotransferase class I/II-fold pyridoxal phosphate-dependent enzyme, producing MKVEARRRGEDIIDFGMGNPDMPTPEHIVEKMVEAVKDPRNHRYSLSKGIPKLRKAITDWYQRLYGVTLDPETEAIVTIGSKEGISHLALAIVEPGETVMIPGPTYAIHAYSMIIAGAKILQFPLRPGDDFFATLESAYEAAESKPKILILNFPHNPTTAVVDLPFFEKVVQFAKKQDLIVIHDLAYADLVFDGYKAPSFLQVAGAKDVGVEFYTLSKSYNMPGWRVGFCVGNREIIGALAKMKSYLDYGIFQPIQIASIIALNGPQECVKEVIETYQKRRNVLVKGLNRIGWKVDMPLATMFVWAPIPEPFRKMGSLEFSKVLLQKAKVAVTPGVGFGEMGEGYLRFALVENEHRTRQAIAGIKKVLKQKS
- a CDS encoding prepilin-type N-terminal cleavage/methylation domain-containing protein, with protein sequence MLRTEGFTLIELMIVITIIGILLSVAAPSYKSATVTANEAVLKKDLFTIRDVIDQYYADHGKYPSSLRSLVEGEYIRSIPRDPFTLSSDSWVEIQAEGEEGGIHDLHSGSDLVGLDGTPYNIW
- a CDS encoding septal ring lytic transglycosylase RlpA family protein; protein product: MPHLRWNPQCKELLLPLQKKGHQDRLKKTSGFILLAVLFLSSCFSSRPIRTAVEPAQCQLSPDTDWCRGIASWYGKEFHGRKTSNGETYDMYGLSAAHRTLPLGTLIKVVSMDNSKSVVVKVNDRGPFVAGRILDLSYGAASALDIVQKGTAEVKFKVVRMPLTDDRAYYTLQVGAFSIKENAILFQNKLQNQFRLPVRIFSFETPGGMVYRVRLGQFKSASEADRNAGLIAREEGVSPFVLRQDP
- a CDS encoding PilZ domain-containing protein; the encoded protein is MKDSKSAKNASSLKSEMMERRQSQRIPLVVMEVKGKQANRLFLAYANDISEGGLSLTTESNLRVGDRIPIEMMLPDNKTKVSCTGEVVWKREIMKDGIISQGVGVRFLDLEDGKKRAIEKLSEPADKGKKGSKR